One part of the Mesorhizobium sp. M4B.F.Ca.ET.058.02.1.1 genome encodes these proteins:
- a CDS encoding DUF2336 domain-containing protein, producing MIVSHFLKWIDTARVAERAAAASALARAYINSDLPFEDRCAAEAALTLLLDDASSKVRLALAEALSMSHHAPIQIISALASDQPEVAAMVLARSPLLTDADLIDRVAGGQKATQKLIADRPVVSMALAAAIAEIGEPEACAVLLANSGADIATLSFRRMAERHGHLPLVREALVADRRLPADCRHMLLVKLGETLKGSPLVLALMGAARADRVMRDACAKASVTLIEGTRAEEHAALIEHLRLRGDLTASFIIRTIAHGKVDFFGSALVALAQQSEQRVRALMAGGHDVALQALFRSAGLAAATHGIILRALKVWREVANGKRIAGVQEVSWLMLKELGGQSAEGDLAGLVKSIHLEALRYNARGHALAIAAA from the coding sequence ATGATTGTTTCGCATTTCCTGAAATGGATTGACACGGCAAGGGTTGCCGAGCGCGCCGCCGCGGCCAGCGCGCTGGCTCGCGCCTATATCAATTCCGACCTGCCTTTCGAGGACCGCTGCGCCGCGGAAGCCGCGCTGACGCTGCTGCTCGATGATGCCTCGTCGAAAGTGCGGCTGGCGCTGGCCGAGGCGCTGTCGATGAGCCATCACGCGCCGATACAGATCATCAGCGCGCTGGCTTCCGACCAGCCGGAAGTGGCCGCGATGGTGCTGGCGCGTTCGCCGCTGCTTACCGATGCCGATTTGATCGATCGGGTCGCCGGCGGCCAGAAGGCGACGCAGAAGCTGATCGCCGACCGGCCTGTCGTCTCGATGGCGCTGGCGGCGGCGATCGCCGAAATCGGCGAGCCGGAGGCCTGCGCGGTGCTGCTCGCCAACAGCGGCGCCGACATCGCCACGCTAAGCTTCCGCCGCATGGCGGAGCGCCACGGCCATCTGCCGCTGGTGCGCGAGGCACTGGTAGCCGACCGCCGCTTGCCCGCCGACTGCCGGCACATGCTCCTGGTCAAGCTCGGCGAAACGCTGAAAGGTTCGCCGCTGGTGCTGGCGCTGATGGGCGCCGCAAGAGCCGACCGCGTGATGCGCGATGCCTGCGCGAAGGCCTCGGTGACACTGATCGAAGGCACGCGTGCGGAGGAGCATGCCGCGCTCATCGAACATCTCAGGCTGCGCGGTGACCTGACCGCCAGCTTCATCATCCGTACCATCGCGCATGGCAAGGTCGACTTCTTCGGCTCAGCGCTGGTGGCGCTCGCTCAGCAGTCCGAGCAGCGAGTGAGGGCTCTTATGGCCGGCGGCCATGACGTAGCGCTGCAGGCTCTGTTCCGCAGCGCCGGCCTTGCCGCGGCCACCCACGGCATCATCCTGCGTGCGCTCAAGGTGTGGCGCGAAGTGGCCAATGGCAAGCGCATCGCCGGCGTGCAGGAAGTGAGCTGGCTGATGCTGAAGGAGCTCGGCGGGCAATCGGCCGAGGGCGATCTTGCCGGGCTGGTGAAGTCGATCCATCTCGAAGCCCTGCGCTACAATGCGCGCGGGCATGCTCTTGCCATAGCGGCGGCCTGA
- a CDS encoding MaoC family dehydratase: MAGLYLEEFVVGHVFRHTLRKTVTESDNMLFSVMTLNPQPLHIDFDFAARSEWGRPLVNSLFTLGLMIGISVNDITVGTTVANLGMKETVFPHPVFHGDTIRVETTVISVRESKSKADRGIVEFEHRAYNQHDVLVAKCTRQAMMLKKAG, translated from the coding sequence ATGGCCGGGCTTTATCTCGAAGAGTTCGTCGTCGGCCACGTCTTCCGCCACACGCTGCGCAAGACCGTCACCGAGAGCGACAACATGCTGTTTTCGGTGATGACGCTGAACCCGCAGCCGCTGCACATCGACTTCGACTTCGCCGCCAGGAGCGAATGGGGCAGACCGCTGGTCAACTCGCTGTTCACGCTCGGCCTGATGATCGGCATTTCGGTCAACGACATCACCGTCGGCACCACTGTCGCCAATCTCGGCATGAAGGAAACCGTGTTCCCGCACCCGGTCTTCCATGGCGACACCATCCGTGTCGAGACCACGGTGATTTCGGTGCGCGAGTCCAAATCGAAGGCTGACCGCGGCATTGTCGAGTTCGAACACCGCGCCTACAACCAGCATGATGTTCTCGTCGCCAAATGCACGAGGCAGGCGATGATGCTGAAGAAGGCAGGCTGA
- a CDS encoding CoA ester lyase, with product MRSLLFVPGDSERKLEKGFAAGADVVIVDLEDSVATGNKRLARDIAARFIAGHRNQTASVIYVRVNDLSTGLTDDDLTALVAAAPDGIMLPKSNSGQDVQQLSAKLRVHEAENGLPDGAIRILPIITETPAGVLTAATYAGASARLAGLTWGAEDLSAAIGARAARDASGRYTDVFRLARAMTILAASAAEVAAIDTVFPDFRDMEAFGAECREAERDGFTGKMAIHPAQVPVINAAFTPSAEAVRHSQAIVDAFAAAGNPGVVGIDGKMVDRPHLRLAERLLARARAAGISA from the coding sequence ATGCGCTCGCTGCTTTTCGTTCCGGGCGATTCCGAAAGGAAGCTCGAAAAGGGGTTTGCCGCCGGCGCCGACGTGGTCATCGTCGACCTCGAGGATTCCGTCGCGACGGGCAACAAACGGTTGGCGCGCGACATCGCGGCGCGTTTCATCGCCGGACACAGGAACCAGACGGCATCCGTGATCTATGTGCGCGTCAACGATCTGTCGACGGGGCTCACCGACGACGATCTGACGGCGCTTGTTGCAGCCGCGCCGGACGGCATCATGCTGCCGAAGTCGAACAGCGGCCAGGATGTCCAGCAGCTCTCGGCTAAGCTCAGGGTGCACGAGGCTGAAAACGGCCTGCCTGACGGCGCGATCAGGATCCTGCCGATCATCACCGAAACACCGGCGGGCGTGCTGACGGCCGCAACCTATGCCGGCGCCAGCGCGCGGCTTGCCGGCCTCACCTGGGGCGCCGAGGATCTGTCGGCCGCGATCGGCGCCCGCGCCGCGCGCGACGCGAGCGGCCGCTACACCGACGTCTTCCGCCTTGCCCGCGCCATGACCATCCTTGCGGCCAGTGCGGCGGAAGTCGCGGCGATCGACACCGTTTTTCCGGATTTCCGCGACATGGAAGCTTTCGGAGCCGAGTGCCGCGAGGCCGAGCGCGACGGTTTCACCGGCAAGATGGCCATCCACCCGGCGCAGGTGCCGGTCATCAACGCCGCCTTCACGCCGTCGGCGGAAGCCGTGCGACACTCCCAGGCAATCGTCGACGCGTTCGCGGCGGCGGGTAATCCCGGCGTCGTCGGCATCGACGGCAAAATGGTCGACCGGCCGCACCTGCGGCTCGCCGAGCGATTGCTGGCCCGCGCCAGGGCGGCAGGGATTTCTGCCTAG